A DNA window from Patagioenas fasciata isolate bPatFas1 chromosome 1, bPatFas1.hap1, whole genome shotgun sequence contains the following coding sequences:
- the TASL gene encoding TLR adapter interacting with SLC15A4 on the lysosome, with the protein MLSEGYLYGIAYLCEDLNPELYSKSSAEEVVYEMRSISFSSMDDAQGKSLLQRCRSVGKCLSVCSRGSKHSRKQKDNLLQPTQHPVPADQPSPAVNACEGMTRKDTYLVPSSCKSICKNYNDLHIAGDCVVPISSVTTGFTCDSGIGPFLESSEIPPPMESVRVPPSNDTIRKPAQGYSSCWRLASLVPHQQPLSDSALNDYLEQKLVELYKQYIMDSVANRASPTQILASELIMTNVDQISMKISRERNMETTKAKDIVISRFLQIASGKISSEMSTPSLHISQYSHTNA; encoded by the coding sequence ATGCTGTCAGAAGGTTACCTTTATGGAATCGCCTACCTTTGTGAAGACTTGAACCCTGAGCTCTACAGCAAGAGTTCAGCTGAGGAAGTAGTGTATGAAATGAGGTCCATTAGTTTTTCTTCCATGGACGATGCACAAGGAAAAAGCCTCCTTCAGAGATGTAGATCTGTGGGCAAGTGCCTCTCAGTTTGCTCTAGAGGCAGCAAGCACAGCAGAAAACAGAAGGATAATCTCTTGCAGCCCACACAGCACCCTGTGCCTGCAGACCAGCCGTCTCCAGCTGTGAATGCCTGCGAGGGAATGACAAGAAAAGATACCTACCTGGTTCCATCTTCCTGCAAAAGCATTTGCAAGAACTACAATGATTTGCACATAGCCGGAGACTGCGTGGTGCCAATTAGCTCAGTCACGACAGGCTTTACCTGTGACAGCGGCATAGGCCCCTTCTTGGAGTCCTCAGAGATTCCTCCCCCCATGGAGTCCGTGAGGGTCCCCCCCTCCAACGACACCATCCGCAAGCCCGCCCAGGGTTACTCCTCGTGCTGGCGGCTGGCGAGCTTGgtgccccaccagcagcccctctcCGACTCAGCCCTGAACGACTACCTCGAACAGAAGCTGGTGGAACTGTATAAGCAGTACATCATGGATAGCGTCGCCAACAGGGCATCCCCCACTCAGATCCTGGCCTCAGAGCTTATCATGACTAACGTAGATCAAATCAGCATGAAGATATCACGGGAGAGGAATATGGAGACCACCAAGGCCAAAGACATTGTCATCAGCCGCTTCTTACAAATAGCCAGTGGAAAAATATCTTCAGAAATGAGCACGCCTAGTCTGCATATTTCCCAGTATAGCCACACTAATGCATAA